A genome region from Phoenix dactylifera cultivar Barhee BC4 chromosome 18, palm_55x_up_171113_PBpolish2nd_filt_p, whole genome shotgun sequence includes the following:
- the LOC103705463 gene encoding LOW QUALITY PROTEIN: arginine decarboxylase-like (The sequence of the model RefSeq protein was modified relative to this genomic sequence to represent the inferred CDS: deleted 3 bases in 2 codons), whose amino-acid sequence MPALACVDAAVPPPGYGLAWDGCLPAPGTFPGGASTAVTADLEHLSPWSPDLSAALYKIDGWGAPYFTVNAAGNIAVRPYGPVTLPHQEIDLMKVVRKASDPKSAGGLGLQLPLIVRLPDVLRHRLESLHSAFDFAIRSSGYGAHYQGVYPVKCNQDRFIVEDVVEFGSPFRFGLEAGSKPELLLAMSCLARGSPEAFLICNGYKDEEYVALALLARTLDLNAVIVLEQEEELDTVVETSRRLGIRPVIGLRAKLRTRHSGHFGSTSGEKGKFGLTTAHILSVARKLQRLEMLDCLQILHFHLGSQIPSTTLLADGVSEAAHIYCELARLGAAMRVIDVGGGLGIDYDGSHSSGSDMSVGYSLDEYADAVIQAVQYACDRKGVRHPILCSESGRALVSHHSVLVFEAVSSTTAAAVDPAAALGAGPAYFLDELPDDARGDYRDLIAAAFQAECDKSLIYMDQLKRKCVEQFKDGVLGIEHLAAVDGLCELVANEIGAANPVKTYHVNLSFFTSMPDFWAIGQLFPIVPIHRLDQRPRVEGVLSDLTCDSDGKADRFIGGRPSLPLHEFGGGRGGRGSGKEGGYYLGMFMGGAYQEALGGLHNLFGGPSVVRVTQSDGPHCFAVTQAVQGPSCADVLRSMQHEPELMFEALKMRAEESGAREGGGTPEPWATALARAFHSMPYLVVGGDSGGDGMSSDSEVSAGGTEVGDDGSYEEWEFMRRLSM is encoded by the exons ATGCCGGCCCTGGCCTGCGTAGACGCTGCAGTCCCCCCTCCTGGCTACGGCCTCGCCTGGGATGGCTGTCTTCCTGCGCCGGGAACATTTCCCGGCGGCGCTTCGACCGCTGTGACGGCGGACCTCGAACACCTCTCCCCTTGGTCCCCCGACCTCTCCGCCGCCCTCTACAAGATCGACGGCTGGGGCGCCCCCTACTTCACCGTGAACGCCGCCGGCAACATCGCCGTCCGACCTTACGGGCCCGTCACCCTCCCCCACCAGGAGATCGACCTGATGAAGGTCGTCCGGAAGGCCTCCGACCCGAAATCCGCCGGCGGCCTTGGCCTCCAGCTCCCCCTTATTGTCCGCCTCCCCGACGTTCTCCGCCACCGCCTCGAGTCCCTCCACTCCGCCTTCGACTTCGCCATCCGGTCCTCCGGCTACGGAGCCCACTACCAGGGCGTCTACCCGGTCAAGTGCAACCAGGACCGGTTCATCGTGGAGGACGTCGTCGAGTTCGGCTCCCCCTTCCGTTTCGGCCTCGAGGCCGGATCcaagccggagctcctcctcgccATGAGCTGCCTAGCGCGGGGCAGCCCCGAGGCCTTCCTTATCTGCAACGGCTACAAGGACGAGGAGTACGTCGCCCTGGCCCTCCTCGCCCGGACCCTGGATCTGAACGCGGTGATCGTCCTCGAGCAGGAGGAAGAGCTCGACACTGTTGTGGAGACCAGCCGGAGGCTCGGAATCCGGCCGGTGATCGGCCTCCGGGCGAAGCTCCGGACCCGGCACTCCGGCCACTTCGGGTCGACCTCCGGCGAGAAGGGAAAGTTCGGCCTGACGACGGCCCATATCCTCTCGGTGGCCCGGAAGCTCCAGCGGCTCGAGATGCTCGACTGCCTCCAGATCCTCCACTTCCACCTCGGATCGCAGATCCCTTCCACCACCCTCCTGGCGGACGGCGTCAGCGAGGCCGCCCATATCTACTGCGAGCTGGCGCGGCTGGGGGCGGCGATGCGCGTGATCGACGTGGGGGGCGGCCTCGGCATCGACTACGACGGCTCCCACTCCAGCGGCTCGGACATGTCCGTCGGATACAGCCTCGACGAGTACGCCGACGCCGTGATCCAGGCGGTCCAATACGCGTGCGACCGGAAGGGCGTGCGCCACCCCATACTCTGCAGTGAGAGCGGTCGCGCCCTGGTGTCCCACCACTCAGTCCTCGTCTTCGAGGCCGTGTCGTCCACCACTGCGGCTGCGGTCGACCCGGCCGCCGCCCTCGGGGCCGGCCCGGCCTACTTCCTCGATGAGTTGCCCGACGACGCGCGCGGCGATTACAGGGATCTGATAGCGGCCGCCTTCCAGGCCGAGTGCGACAAGTCCCTGATTTACATGGACCAGCTGAAGAGGAAATGTGTCGAGCAGTTCAAGGACGGCGTGCTGGGGATCGAACACCTGGCGGCGGTGGACGGGCTCTGCGAGCTGGTGGCGAACGAGATCGGGGCGGCTAATCCGGTCAAGACGTACCATGTGAATCTCTCGTTCTTCACCTCGATGCCGGATTTCTGGGCGATCGGGCAGCTGTTCCCCATCGTACCGATCCACCGGCTCGACCAGCGGCCACGCGTGGAGGGGGTGCTGTCGGACCTGACCTGCGACAGCGACGGCAAGGCAGACCGCTTCATCGGGGGGCGACCAAGCCTCCCGCTGCACGAGTtcggcggcggccgcggcggC CGCGGTAGCGGTAAGGAGGGGGGTTACTACCTGGGGATGTTTATGGGCGGGGCTTACCAGGAGGCGCTCGGGGGGCTGCACAACCTGTTCGGGGGGCCGAGCGTTGTGCGGGTGACGCAGAGCGACGGGCCGCACTGCTTCGCGGTGACGCAGGCGGTG CAGGGGCCGTCGTGCGCGGACGTCCTGCGATCGATGCAGCACGAGCCCGAGCTCATGTTCGAGGCGCTCAAGATGCGGGCCGAGGAGTCCGGCGCTCGGGAGGGGGGAGGAACGCCGGAGCCGTGGGCTACTGCCCTTGCCCGCGCCTTCCACTCCATGCCGTACCTCGTCGTCGGTGGTGACTCCGGCGGGGATGGGATGAGCAGCGACTCGGAGGTGTCCGCCGGAGGTACGGAGGTCGGCGACGATGGTAGCTACGAGGAGTGGGAGTTTATGAGGCGCCTGAGCATGTGA